In a genomic window of Comamonadaceae bacterium OTU4NAUVB1:
- a CDS encoding MFS transporter translates to MTAIATAAASPASPTRTLDARDYKTLALSALGGTLEFYDFVIYVFFATVLGALFFPPDMPDWLRQLQTFGIFAAGYLARPLGGIVIAHFGDLLGRKRMFTLSIFLMAAPTLVIGLLPTYASIGVAAPLLLLAMRTLQGAAIGGEMPGAWVFVAEHVPARRYGFGIGTLTSGITGGILLGSLVAVFVNTHYTPAEVADFAWRAPFVLGGVFGLVSVYLRRFLHETPVFQELADRRSVARELPLKTVLREHRGPVLFVGLLTWVLSAAIVVVVLYTPTYLQKVHHVPAALALKANAVATLMLTIGCIVVGWASDRIGTRATMLVGWGGLLATTWLFYGSLPGSPASLVWHYGLVGLFVGTIATVPIAAVRAFPAPVRFTGLSFAYNMSYAVFGGLTPVILTVWLQKDPMAPSHYVSALAVIGLLLALLPMAGRGHPMHAARQ, encoded by the coding sequence ATGACCGCCATCGCCACCGCCGCCGCCTCGCCGGCCTCGCCCACGCGCACGCTCGACGCACGCGATTACAAGACGCTCGCGCTGTCCGCACTGGGCGGCACGCTCGAGTTCTACGACTTCGTCATCTACGTGTTCTTCGCCACCGTGCTCGGCGCGCTGTTCTTTCCGCCCGACATGCCCGACTGGCTGCGCCAGCTGCAGACCTTCGGCATCTTCGCCGCGGGGTATCTGGCGCGGCCGCTCGGCGGCATCGTGATCGCGCATTTCGGCGACCTGCTGGGACGCAAGCGCATGTTCACGCTGTCGATCTTCCTGATGGCCGCACCCACGCTGGTGATCGGCCTGCTGCCCACCTACGCCAGCATCGGCGTGGCGGCGCCGCTGCTGCTGCTGGCGATGCGCACGCTGCAGGGTGCCGCCATCGGCGGCGAGATGCCGGGCGCGTGGGTGTTCGTCGCCGAGCACGTGCCGGCGCGGCGCTACGGCTTCGGCATCGGCACGCTGACCTCGGGCATCACCGGCGGCATCCTGCTGGGCTCGCTGGTGGCGGTGTTCGTCAACACGCACTACACGCCGGCCGAGGTCGCCGACTTCGCCTGGCGCGCTCCGTTCGTCCTCGGGGGTGTCTTCGGCCTCGTGTCGGTGTACCTGCGCCGCTTCCTGCACGAGACGCCGGTGTTCCAGGAACTGGCCGATCGCCGCAGCGTGGCGCGCGAGTTGCCGCTCAAGACCGTGCTGCGCGAGCATCGGGGACCGGTCCTGTTCGTCGGCCTGCTGACCTGGGTGCTGTCGGCGGCCATCGTGGTGGTCGTGCTCTACACGCCGACCTACCTGCAGAAGGTCCATCACGTCCCGGCCGCGCTGGCGCTGAAGGCCAACGCCGTCGCGACGCTGATGCTCACGATCGGCTGCATCGTGGTGGGGTGGGCGAGCGACCGCATCGGCACGCGCGCGACGATGCTGGTCGGCTGGGGCGGCCTGCTGGCCACCACCTGGCTCTTCTATGGCAGCCTGCCGGGCAGCCCGGCATCGCTGGTCTGGCACTACGGTCTGGTGGGCCTGTTCGTTGGGACCATCGCCACGGTGCCGATCGCCGCCGTGCGTGCCTTTCCGGCGCCGGTGCGCTTCACCGGGCTGTCCTTCGCCTACAACATGTCCTATGCCGTCTTCGGCGGCCTGACGCCGGTGATCCTGACCGTGTGGCTGCAGAAGGATCCGATGGCGCCGTCTCACTACGTGAGCGCGCTGGCGGTCATCGGCCTGCTGCTGGCATTGTTGCCCATGGCCGGGCGCGGCCATCCGATGCACGCGGCGCGACAATGA
- the tatA gene encoding Sec-independent protein translocase subunit TatA gives MGSFSIWHWLIVLLVVVMIFGTKKLRNMGSDLGGAVKGFKDGMKDGSTTETPVVTPAPTTPTQHVTGHAAADKSATIDVEARHKS, from the coding sequence ATGGGTTCTTTTTCAATCTGGCACTGGCTGATCGTGCTGCTCGTCGTCGTCATGATCTTCGGCACCAAGAAGCTGCGCAACATGGGCTCCGACCTGGGCGGCGCCGTCAAGGGTTTCAAGGACGGCATGAAGGACGGCTCGACCACCGAGACCCCTGTCGTCACGCCCGCGCCGACGACGCCGACGCAGCATGTGACCGGCCACGCGGCCGCCGACAAGTCGGCCACCATCGACGTCGAAGCGCGTCACAAGTCCTGA
- a CDS encoding phosphoribosyl-ATP diphosphatase: protein MTSTTASALDASATDALARLAAVIESRLPARGGDPDRSYVARLLHKGPDAFLKKIGEEATEVVMAAKDADHGGDRQKIVNEVADLWFHSMIALAHYGLAPREVVAELERREGTSGIEEKALRKAQDREAREQ from the coding sequence ATGACATCGACGACAGCATCCGCCTTGGACGCATCCGCCACCGACGCCCTGGCTCGGCTGGCCGCCGTCATCGAGAGCCGCCTGCCGGCGCGCGGCGGGGATCCCGACAGGAGTTATGTCGCGCGGCTCCTGCACAAGGGACCGGACGCCTTCCTCAAGAAGATCGGCGAGGAGGCGACCGAGGTCGTGATGGCGGCCAAGGACGCCGATCACGGCGGCGACCGGCAGAAAATAGTGAACGAAGTGGCCGACCTCTGGTTCCACAGCATGATCGCCCTCGCGCACTACGGCCTCGCGCCGCGCGAGGTCGTCGCCGAACTGGAGCGCCGTGAAGGCACCAGCGGCATCGAGGAAAAGGCGCTGCGCAAGGCGCAGGACCGCGAAGCCCGCGAGCAATGA
- a CDS encoding trypsin-like peptidase domain-containing protein, with translation MKRTWLLFAQTVTVLLAAYFVVATLRPDWLNRRTSLGGLVPVIEAPASAPGAIAAGSLSAAARKAAPAVVSINTSKAAQRNPRSNDPWFRFFFGDPGGNDQPQVGLGSGVIVSADGYILTNNHVVDGADEIDVTLNDSRHARGKVIGTDPDTDLAVLKIELDKLPVIVLGNSDALQVGDQVLAIGNPFGVGQTVTSGIVSALGRNQLGINMFENFIQTDAAINPGNSGGALVDVNGNLEGINTAIYSRSGGSMGIGFAIPVSMAKQVLSDIVTEGKVTRGWIGVEPGDLSPELAETFGVKANAGVIITGVLQNGPAARAGIRPGDVITGVGDKKVDNVQELLTAVAGLKPGIEARFALQRGSDRMELAVSPGLRPKTQVRRSPAETE, from the coding sequence ATGAAACGCACCTGGCTGCTGTTCGCCCAAACCGTCACCGTCCTGCTCGCGGCCTATTTCGTCGTCGCGACGCTCAGGCCGGACTGGCTCAACCGGCGCACGTCGCTCGGCGGCCTGGTGCCGGTCATCGAGGCACCGGCCAGCGCGCCTGGCGCGATCGCCGCGGGCAGCCTGAGCGCGGCGGCCAGGAAGGCTGCGCCGGCGGTGGTCAGCATCAACACCAGCAAGGCCGCGCAGCGCAATCCGCGCAGCAACGACCCGTGGTTCCGCTTCTTCTTCGGTGACCCGGGCGGCAACGACCAGCCGCAGGTCGGCCTGGGAAGCGGTGTGATCGTCAGCGCCGACGGCTACATCCTGACCAACAACCACGTCGTGGACGGCGCCGACGAGATCGACGTCACGCTCAACGACAGCCGCCACGCGCGCGGCAAGGTGATCGGCACCGATCCGGACACCGACCTGGCGGTGCTCAAGATCGAACTCGACAAGCTGCCGGTGATCGTGCTGGGCAACTCCGACGCCCTGCAGGTGGGTGACCAGGTGCTGGCCATCGGCAATCCGTTCGGGGTCGGCCAGACGGTCACCAGCGGCATCGTCTCGGCGCTGGGCCGCAACCAGCTGGGCATCAACATGTTCGAGAACTTCATCCAGACCGACGCGGCCATCAACCCGGGCAATTCGGGTGGCGCGCTGGTCGACGTCAACGGCAACCTCGAAGGCATCAACACCGCCATCTACTCGCGCTCGGGCGGCAGCATGGGCATCGGCTTCGCCATTCCGGTGTCGATGGCCAAGCAGGTGCTCAGCGACATCGTGACCGAGGGCAAGGTCACGCGCGGGTGGATCGGCGTCGAGCCCGGCGATCTGTCACCCGAGCTGGCGGAGACCTTCGGCGTCAAGGCCAACGCCGGCGTGATCATCACGGGGGTGCTGCAGAACGGCCCGGCCGCGCGCGCGGGCATCCGGCCGGGCGACGTCATCACGGGCGTTGGCGACAAGAAGGTCGACAACGTGCAGGAACTGCTGACCGCCGTGGCCGGACTCAAGCCCGGCATCGAGGCGCGCTTCGCGCTGCAACGCGGCAGCGACCGGATGGAACTCGCCGTCAGTCCGGGCCTGCGCCCGAAGACGCAGGTGCGGCGCAGCCCGGCCGAAACCGAATAA
- the tatB gene encoding Sec-independent protein translocase protein TatB yields MIDLGISKLALIGAVALIVIGPEKLPRVARTVGMLLGKAQRYVNDVKAEVNRSMDLDELRKMKDSVHEAARDVEQSIHSGASDFEKQFSESGQTLSALAEPEVPYTPVAPVYKHPRKNWRLKQGATPQWYKARNGVRTKALSGAARVARFRPHKIN; encoded by the coding sequence GTGATCGATCTCGGCATTTCCAAGCTGGCGCTGATCGGCGCCGTGGCGCTCATCGTCATCGGCCCCGAAAAGCTGCCGCGCGTGGCACGCACCGTCGGCATGCTGCTGGGCAAGGCCCAGCGCTACGTCAACGACGTCAAGGCCGAGGTCAATCGTTCGATGGACCTCGACGAACTCCGCAAGATGAAGGACTCCGTGCACGAGGCCGCACGCGATGTCGAGCAGTCGATCCATTCGGGCGCGAGCGACTTCGAGAAGCAGTTCTCCGAGAGCGGCCAGACCCTGTCGGCCCTTGCCGAGCCCGAGGTGCCCTACACCCCCGTGGCGCCGGTCTACAAGCATCCACGCAAGAACTGGCGCCTGAAGCAGGGCGCCACGCCCCAGTGGTACAAGGCCCGCAACGGCGTGCGCACCAAGGCGCTCTCCGGGGCCGCGCGCGTCGCGCGCTTCCGGCCGCACAAGATCAACTAG
- a CDS encoding Nif3-like dinuclear metal center hexameric protein: protein MSTTRHELLHAFDLLLAPTRFKDYGPNGLQVEGRTTVRRIVSGVTASRALIEAAIEAEADAIFVHHGLFWRGQDGRVTGWMRQRLGLLLAHDINLFAYHLPLDAHPELGNNAQLGLKLGLSAHAGASGRFGEQDLGFIGQRDDGGSFADAGALASHAERVLGRAVTLVEGGRRPIRTVAWCSGGAQGYFEAAIAAGADAFLTGEISEPQAHCAREMGVTFIAAGHHATERYGAPAAAGHVAAQLGVEHRFIEIDNPA from the coding sequence ATGAGCACCACCCGGCACGAACTCCTGCACGCGTTCGATCTCCTGCTCGCGCCCACGCGCTTCAAGGACTACGGCCCCAACGGCCTGCAGGTGGAGGGCCGCACGACGGTGCGGCGCATCGTGTCGGGCGTGACGGCGAGCCGGGCCCTGATCGAGGCCGCCATCGAGGCCGAGGCCGATGCGATCTTCGTGCATCACGGCCTGTTCTGGCGCGGTCAGGACGGCCGCGTCACCGGCTGGATGCGCCAGCGCCTGGGCCTGCTGCTGGCCCACGACATCAACCTCTTCGCCTACCACCTGCCGCTGGACGCCCACCCCGAACTGGGCAACAACGCCCAGCTCGGCCTGAAGCTGGGCCTGTCGGCGCACGCGGGCGCGTCCGGCCGCTTCGGCGAGCAGGACCTGGGCTTCATCGGCCAGCGCGACGATGGCGGCAGCTTCGCCGACGCGGGCGCCCTGGCGTCGCATGCGGAGCGGGTGCTGGGCCGGGCCGTGACGCTGGTCGAAGGCGGGCGTCGGCCGATCCGCACCGTCGCTTGGTGCAGCGGCGGTGCCCAGGGGTATTTCGAGGCCGCCATCGCCGCCGGGGCCGATGCCTTCCTCACCGGCGAGATCTCCGAGCCGCAGGCCCACTGCGCACGCGAGATGGGCGTGACATTCATCGCCGCCGGCCACCATGCGACCGAGCGCTATGGTGCGCCCGCCGCCGCCGGTCACGTGGCCGCGCAGCTGGGTGTGGAGCACCGGTTCATCGAGATCGACAACCCCGCATGA
- a CDS encoding histidine triad nucleotide-binding protein: MSSDPNCVFCKIIAGQIPSKKVHEDEDVFVFHDIAPWAPVHLLIVPKRHIASMAQLTDDDAALMGRIMTLAPRLALDQGCRPYPEGGFRVVVNTGAEGGQEVHHLHVHVMGGPRPWLKG, encoded by the coding sequence ATGTCCTCTGACCCGAACTGCGTCTTCTGCAAGATCATCGCCGGGCAGATACCGTCGAAGAAAGTTCATGAGGACGAGGACGTCTTCGTCTTCCACGACATCGCGCCCTGGGCGCCGGTGCACCTGCTGATCGTGCCCAAGCGACACATCGCGTCGATGGCGCAACTCACGGACGACGATGCCGCCCTGATGGGGCGGATCATGACGCTGGCGCCCCGCCTGGCACTCGACCAGGGCTGCCGGCCCTATCCGGAGGGGGGCTTCCGCGTCGTCGTCAACACCGGCGCCGAAGGCGGGCAGGAGGTCCACCACCTGCACGTCCACGTGATGGGTGGCCCACGGCCCTGGCTGAAGGGCTGA
- the tatC gene encoding twin-arginine translocase subunit TatC — MAESTPKDKEDELAGTEQPFVQHLVELRDRLLYCVYGLAVAAALLALWPGPAGLIDLIAMPIRAHMPDGAKLIAIGVFSPFFVPLKVLGMTAVLLALPWLMYQIWMFVAPGLYSHEKRFALPLIFFGSLLAYIGIAFVQFFVLDKMFGFIQRFTPASVNATPDIASYVEAILSLYIAFGCAFQVPIVVMLLVRFEMVTIEKLRSFRGYFIVLSFVVAAVLTPPDVVSQLALAIPMCLLYEIGIVAARYFVKHSKSPEETTDLTTRP, encoded by the coding sequence ATGGCCGAATCCACCCCCAAAGACAAAGAAGACGAGCTCGCCGGCACGGAGCAGCCGTTCGTCCAGCACCTGGTCGAACTGCGCGATCGCCTGCTCTATTGCGTCTACGGCCTCGCCGTGGCCGCCGCGCTGCTGGCGCTCTGGCCCGGCCCGGCCGGACTGATCGACCTGATCGCGATGCCGATCCGCGCGCACATGCCCGATGGCGCCAAGCTCATCGCCATCGGCGTGTTCTCTCCGTTCTTCGTGCCCCTGAAGGTGCTGGGCATGACGGCGGTGCTGCTGGCACTGCCGTGGCTGATGTATCAGATCTGGATGTTCGTGGCGCCGGGCCTGTACAGCCATGAAAAGCGGTTCGCGCTGCCGCTGATCTTCTTCGGCAGCCTGCTGGCCTACATCGGCATCGCCTTCGTGCAATTCTTCGTCTTGGACAAGATGTTCGGCTTCATCCAGCGCTTCACGCCGGCCTCGGTCAACGCCACCCCGGACATCGCCTCCTACGTGGAGGCGATCCTCTCGCTGTACATCGCCTTCGGTTGCGCTTTCCAGGTGCCGATCGTGGTGATGCTGCTGGTGCGTTTCGAGATGGTCACGATCGAGAAGCTGCGCAGTTTCCGCGGCTACTTCATCGTGCTGTCGTTCGTCGTCGCGGCGGTGCTCACGCCGCCGGACGTGGTCTCGCAGTTGGCGCTGGCCATCCCGATGTGCCTGCTCTACGAGATCGGCATCGTCGCGGCGCGCTACTTCGTCAAGCACAGCAAGTCGCCCGAGGAAACCACGGACCTGACGACGCGTCCCTGA
- the hisI gene encoding phosphoribosyl-AMP cyclohydrolase, with protein MTNWLDEVKWDAVGLVPVIAQEQGSNDVLMFAWMNREALQKTAELGRAVYFSRSRAKLWFKGEESGHVQTVHEIRLDCDNDVVLLKVTQRGHEPGIACHTGRHSCFFSRYENGLWTAVEPVLKDPESIYK; from the coding sequence ATGACGAACTGGCTCGACGAAGTGAAATGGGATGCCGTCGGCCTGGTGCCGGTGATCGCGCAGGAGCAGGGCAGCAACGACGTGCTGATGTTCGCCTGGATGAACCGCGAGGCCCTGCAGAAGACGGCCGAACTCGGTCGTGCCGTGTACTTCAGCCGTTCGCGCGCGAAGCTGTGGTTCAAGGGCGAGGAGTCGGGCCACGTGCAGACCGTGCACGAGATCCGTCTGGACTGCGACAACGACGTCGTGCTTCTCAAGGTCACGCAACGCGGCCACGAGCCCGGCATCGCCTGCCACACCGGGCGCCACAGCTGCTTTTTCAGCCGCTACGAGAACGGCCTGTGGACGGCAGTCGAACCGGTCCTCAAGGACCCCGAGTCCATCTACAAGTAA
- the pdxA gene encoding 4-hydroxythreonine-4-phosphate dehydrogenase PdxA: MKPIAITLGDPAGIGPEIIAKAFRDAPALTRGCFVAGDVATVRAATRMLAVAGRPALPVVVLDSADEVDGAPPDCVPVLQVVAPPRGVVLGRIGAEAGRVAGACVEWAARAALAGDIAAIVTAPLHKEALAAAGYRYPGHTELLQAEAAAHRGVPVEAMPVRMMLANDELRTVLVSIHMSLRRAIEAVDVDGVLETIRIAHRALGAALGRAPRIGVAGLNPHAGEGGLFGTEERDVIAPAIAAARAEGIDANGPHAPDTVFMRARSTPGRPGEFDVVIAMYHDQGLIPVKYLGVDKGVNVTLGLPLVRTSPDHGTAFDIAGTGRADAASLIEALRMARALSGAAD; this comes from the coding sequence ATGAAACCCATTGCCATCACGTTGGGCGATCCGGCCGGCATCGGGCCGGAAATCATCGCCAAGGCATTTCGCGACGCGCCGGCACTCACGCGGGGCTGCTTCGTGGCCGGCGACGTCGCGACGGTGCGCGCGGCCACGCGGATGCTGGCGGTGGCGGGACGTCCCGCGCTGCCGGTGGTCGTGCTCGACAGCGCCGACGAGGTCGACGGAGCGCCGCCGGATTGCGTGCCGGTGCTGCAGGTCGTCGCACCGCCCCGGGGTGTCGTGCTCGGCCGGATCGGCGCCGAGGCCGGCCGGGTGGCGGGAGCGTGCGTCGAATGGGCGGCACGCGCCGCGCTCGCGGGCGACATCGCCGCCATCGTCACGGCACCGCTGCACAAGGAGGCCCTGGCCGCCGCCGGCTATCGCTATCCCGGTCATACCGAACTGCTGCAGGCCGAGGCCGCGGCCCATCGGGGCGTGCCGGTGGAGGCGATGCCGGTGCGCATGATGCTGGCCAACGACGAATTGCGCACCGTGCTCGTGAGCATCCACATGTCGCTGCGCCGCGCCATCGAGGCCGTCGACGTGGACGGCGTGCTGGAGACGATCCGGATCGCGCATCGCGCGCTGGGCGCCGCGCTCGGGCGCGCGCCGCGCATCGGCGTGGCCGGGCTGAATCCGCACGCGGGGGAGGGCGGGCTGTTCGGCACGGAGGAGCGCGACGTCATCGCGCCGGCCATCGCCGCCGCGCGTGCCGAGGGGATCGACGCGAACGGCCCCCACGCGCCCGACACGGTGTTCATGCGTGCTCGCTCGACGCCCGGACGGCCGGGCGAGTTCGACGTCGTGATCGCGATGTACCACGACCAGGGACTGATTCCCGTCAAGTACCTGGGAGTCGACAAGGGCGTCAACGTGACGCTCGGTCTGCCGCTGGTGCGTACCAGCCCCGACCACGGCACCGCGTTCGACATCGCCGGCACCGGCCGTGCCGATGCGGCCAGCCTGATCGAGGCGCTGCGCATGGCGCGGGCGTTGTCCGGTGCTGCGGACTGA